From a single Piliocolobus tephrosceles isolate RC106 chromosome 21, ASM277652v3, whole genome shotgun sequence genomic region:
- the ZNF44 gene encoding zinc finger protein 44 isoform X1 produces the protein MDSVAFEDVAVNFTHEEWALLGPSQKNLYRDVMRETIRNLNCVGMKWENQNIDDQYQNLRRNARCDVVERFGKSKDGSQCGETLSQIQNSTVNKNTPARVDACESSVNGEVIMGHSSLNCYIRVDTGHKHRECHEYAEKPYTHKQCGKGLSYRHSFRTRERPHTGKKPYDCKECGKTFSSPGNLRRHMVVQGGDGPYKCELCRKAFFWPSLLRMHERTHTGEKPYECKHCSKAFPVYSSYLRHEKIHTGEKPYECKQCSKAFPDYSSYLRHERTHTGEKPYKCEQCGKAFSVSGSLRVHERIHTGEKPYTCKQCGKAFCHLGSFQRHMIMHSGDGPHKCKICGKGFDFPGSARIHEGTHTLEKPYECKQCGKLLSHRSSFRRHMMAHTGDGPHKCMVCGKAFDSPSVFQRHERTHTGEKPYECKQCGKAFRISGSLRKHETTHTGEQPYKCKCGKAFSDFFSFQSHETTHSEEEPYECKECGKAFSSFKYFCRHERTHSEEKSYECQTCGKAFSRFSYLKTHERTHTAEKPYECKQCRKAFFWPSFLLRHERTHTGERPYECKHCGKAFSRSSFCREHERTHTGEKPYECKECGKAFSSLSSFNRHKRTHWKDIL, from the exons GACTCAGTGGCctttgaggatgtggctgtgaacTTCACCCATGAGGAGTGGGCTTTGCTGGGTCCATCACAGAAGAATCTCTACAGAGATGTGATGCGGGAAACCATTAGGAACCTGAACTGTGTAG GAATGAAATGGGAAAACCAGAACATTGATGATCAGTACCAAAATCTCAGGAGAAATGCAAG GTGTGATGTGGTAGAGAGATTTGGTAAAAGTAAAGATGGTAGTCAGTGTGGAGAAACCTTAAGCCAGATTCAAAATAGTACTGTAAACAAGAACACTCCTGCCAGAGTAGATGCATGCGAAAGCAGTGTGAATGGAGAAGTCATAATGGGTCATTCATCCCTGAATTGCTACATCAGAGTTGACACTGGACACAAACACCGTGAGTGTCATGAATATGCAGAGAAGCCATATACACATAAGCAGTGTGGGAAAGGCTTAAGTTATCGCCACTCCTTCCGAACACGTGAAAGGCCTCACACTGGAAAGAAACCCTATGATTGTAAGGAATGTGGAAAAACCTTCAGTTCTCCTGGAAACCTTCGAAGACATATGGTAGTACAAGGTGGAGATGGGCCTTATAAATGTGAATTATGTAGGAAAGCCTTTTTTTGGCCCAGTTTATTACGTATGCATGaaagaactcacactggagagaaaccatatgaATGTAAGCACTGTTCTAAAGCCTTCCCTGTTTACAGTTCCTATCTAAGACATGAAAAAAtacacactggagagaaaccgtaTGAATGTAAGCAATGTTCTAAAGCCTTCCCTGATTATAGTTCATATCTGAGACATGAAAgaactcatactggagagaaaccttacaaatgtgaacaatgtgggaaagccttcagcgTTTCTGGTTCCCTTCGAGTCCATGaaagaattcacactggagagaaaccctatacaTGTAAACAGTGTGGGAAAGCGTTTTGTCATCTTGGAAGCTTTCAAAGACACATGATAATGCACAGTGGAGATGGACCTCATAAATGTAAGATATGTGGGAAAGGCTTTGATTTTCCTGGTTCAGCACGAATTCATGAAGGAACTCACACTctagagaaaccctatgaatgtaagcaATGTGGGAAATTGTTATCTCATCGCTCAAGCTTTCGAAGACACATGATGGCACACACTGGAGATGGCCCTCATAAATGCATGgtatgtgggaaagcctttgaTTCTCCCAGTGTATTTCAAAGACAtgaaaggactcacactggagagaaaccctatgaatgcaagcaatgtgggaaagccttccgTATTTCCGGTTCCCTTCGAAAACATGAAACTACACACACTGGAGAGCAACCCTATAAATGTAAATGTGGAAAAgcttttagtgattttttttccttccaaagtCATGAAACAACACACAGTGAAGAGGAGCCTtacgaatgtaaggaatgtgggaaagcatttagttcttttaaatacttttgtCGCCATGAAAGGACTCACAGTGAAGAAAAATCTTATGAGTGTCAAActtgtgggaaagccttcagtcgTTTCAGTTACTTAAAAACTCATGAAAGGACTCACACGGCAGAGAAGCCATATGAATGTAAGCAATGCAGGAAAGCATTCTTTTGGCCCTCTTTCCTTCTAAGACAtgaaaggactcacactggagaaagaccctatgaatgtaaacacTGTGGTAAAGCTTTCAGTCGTTCCAGTTTCTGTCGAGAACATGaaagaactcacactggagagaagccctatgaatgtaaggaatgtgggaaagccttcagttcTCTCAGTTCCTTTAACAGACATAAAAGGACTCACTGGAAGGATATTCTATAA
- the ZNF44 gene encoding zinc finger protein 44 isoform X2: protein MRETIRNLNCVGMKWENQNIDDQYQNLRRNARCDVVERFGKSKDGSQCGETLSQIQNSTVNKNTPARVDACESSVNGEVIMGHSSLNCYIRVDTGHKHRECHEYAEKPYTHKQCGKGLSYRHSFRTRERPHTGKKPYDCKECGKTFSSPGNLRRHMVVQGGDGPYKCELCRKAFFWPSLLRMHERTHTGEKPYECKHCSKAFPVYSSYLRHEKIHTGEKPYECKQCSKAFPDYSSYLRHERTHTGEKPYKCEQCGKAFSVSGSLRVHERIHTGEKPYTCKQCGKAFCHLGSFQRHMIMHSGDGPHKCKICGKGFDFPGSARIHEGTHTLEKPYECKQCGKLLSHRSSFRRHMMAHTGDGPHKCMVCGKAFDSPSVFQRHERTHTGEKPYECKQCGKAFRISGSLRKHETTHTGEQPYKCKCGKAFSDFFSFQSHETTHSEEEPYECKECGKAFSSFKYFCRHERTHSEEKSYECQTCGKAFSRFSYLKTHERTHTAEKPYECKQCRKAFFWPSFLLRHERTHTGERPYECKHCGKAFSRSSFCREHERTHTGEKPYECKECGKAFSSLSSFNRHKRTHWKDIL, encoded by the exons ATGCGGGAAACCATTAGGAACCTGAACTGTGTAG GAATGAAATGGGAAAACCAGAACATTGATGATCAGTACCAAAATCTCAGGAGAAATGCAAG GTGTGATGTGGTAGAGAGATTTGGTAAAAGTAAAGATGGTAGTCAGTGTGGAGAAACCTTAAGCCAGATTCAAAATAGTACTGTAAACAAGAACACTCCTGCCAGAGTAGATGCATGCGAAAGCAGTGTGAATGGAGAAGTCATAATGGGTCATTCATCCCTGAATTGCTACATCAGAGTTGACACTGGACACAAACACCGTGAGTGTCATGAATATGCAGAGAAGCCATATACACATAAGCAGTGTGGGAAAGGCTTAAGTTATCGCCACTCCTTCCGAACACGTGAAAGGCCTCACACTGGAAAGAAACCCTATGATTGTAAGGAATGTGGAAAAACCTTCAGTTCTCCTGGAAACCTTCGAAGACATATGGTAGTACAAGGTGGAGATGGGCCTTATAAATGTGAATTATGTAGGAAAGCCTTTTTTTGGCCCAGTTTATTACGTATGCATGaaagaactcacactggagagaaaccatatgaATGTAAGCACTGTTCTAAAGCCTTCCCTGTTTACAGTTCCTATCTAAGACATGAAAAAAtacacactggagagaaaccgtaTGAATGTAAGCAATGTTCTAAAGCCTTCCCTGATTATAGTTCATATCTGAGACATGAAAgaactcatactggagagaaaccttacaaatgtgaacaatgtgggaaagccttcagcgTTTCTGGTTCCCTTCGAGTCCATGaaagaattcacactggagagaaaccctatacaTGTAAACAGTGTGGGAAAGCGTTTTGTCATCTTGGAAGCTTTCAAAGACACATGATAATGCACAGTGGAGATGGACCTCATAAATGTAAGATATGTGGGAAAGGCTTTGATTTTCCTGGTTCAGCACGAATTCATGAAGGAACTCACACTctagagaaaccctatgaatgtaagcaATGTGGGAAATTGTTATCTCATCGCTCAAGCTTTCGAAGACACATGATGGCACACACTGGAGATGGCCCTCATAAATGCATGgtatgtgggaaagcctttgaTTCTCCCAGTGTATTTCAAAGACAtgaaaggactcacactggagagaaaccctatgaatgcaagcaatgtgggaaagccttccgTATTTCCGGTTCCCTTCGAAAACATGAAACTACACACACTGGAGAGCAACCCTATAAATGTAAATGTGGAAAAgcttttagtgattttttttccttccaaagtCATGAAACAACACACAGTGAAGAGGAGCCTtacgaatgtaaggaatgtgggaaagcatttagttcttttaaatacttttgtCGCCATGAAAGGACTCACAGTGAAGAAAAATCTTATGAGTGTCAAActtgtgggaaagccttcagtcgTTTCAGTTACTTAAAAACTCATGAAAGGACTCACACGGCAGAGAAGCCATATGAATGTAAGCAATGCAGGAAAGCATTCTTTTGGCCCTCTTTCCTTCTAAGACAtgaaaggactcacactggagaaagaccctatgaatgtaaacacTGTGGTAAAGCTTTCAGTCGTTCCAGTTTCTGTCGAGAACATGaaagaactcacactggagagaagccctatgaatgtaaggaatgtgggaaagccttcagttcTCTCAGTTCCTTTAACAGACATAAAAGGACTCACTGGAAGGATATTCTATAA
- the ZNF44 gene encoding zinc finger protein 44 isoform X3, which yields MKWENQNIDDQYQNLRRNARCDVVERFGKSKDGSQCGETLSQIQNSTVNKNTPARVDACESSVNGEVIMGHSSLNCYIRVDTGHKHRECHEYAEKPYTHKQCGKGLSYRHSFRTRERPHTGKKPYDCKECGKTFSSPGNLRRHMVVQGGDGPYKCELCRKAFFWPSLLRMHERTHTGEKPYECKHCSKAFPVYSSYLRHEKIHTGEKPYECKQCSKAFPDYSSYLRHERTHTGEKPYKCEQCGKAFSVSGSLRVHERIHTGEKPYTCKQCGKAFCHLGSFQRHMIMHSGDGPHKCKICGKGFDFPGSARIHEGTHTLEKPYECKQCGKLLSHRSSFRRHMMAHTGDGPHKCMVCGKAFDSPSVFQRHERTHTGEKPYECKQCGKAFRISGSLRKHETTHTGEQPYKCKCGKAFSDFFSFQSHETTHSEEEPYECKECGKAFSSFKYFCRHERTHSEEKSYECQTCGKAFSRFSYLKTHERTHTAEKPYECKQCRKAFFWPSFLLRHERTHTGERPYECKHCGKAFSRSSFCREHERTHTGEKPYECKECGKAFSSLSSFNRHKRTHWKDIL from the exons ATGAAATGGGAAAACCAGAACATTGATGATCAGTACCAAAATCTCAGGAGAAATGCAAG GTGTGATGTGGTAGAGAGATTTGGTAAAAGTAAAGATGGTAGTCAGTGTGGAGAAACCTTAAGCCAGATTCAAAATAGTACTGTAAACAAGAACACTCCTGCCAGAGTAGATGCATGCGAAAGCAGTGTGAATGGAGAAGTCATAATGGGTCATTCATCCCTGAATTGCTACATCAGAGTTGACACTGGACACAAACACCGTGAGTGTCATGAATATGCAGAGAAGCCATATACACATAAGCAGTGTGGGAAAGGCTTAAGTTATCGCCACTCCTTCCGAACACGTGAAAGGCCTCACACTGGAAAGAAACCCTATGATTGTAAGGAATGTGGAAAAACCTTCAGTTCTCCTGGAAACCTTCGAAGACATATGGTAGTACAAGGTGGAGATGGGCCTTATAAATGTGAATTATGTAGGAAAGCCTTTTTTTGGCCCAGTTTATTACGTATGCATGaaagaactcacactggagagaaaccatatgaATGTAAGCACTGTTCTAAAGCCTTCCCTGTTTACAGTTCCTATCTAAGACATGAAAAAAtacacactggagagaaaccgtaTGAATGTAAGCAATGTTCTAAAGCCTTCCCTGATTATAGTTCATATCTGAGACATGAAAgaactcatactggagagaaaccttacaaatgtgaacaatgtgggaaagccttcagcgTTTCTGGTTCCCTTCGAGTCCATGaaagaattcacactggagagaaaccctatacaTGTAAACAGTGTGGGAAAGCGTTTTGTCATCTTGGAAGCTTTCAAAGACACATGATAATGCACAGTGGAGATGGACCTCATAAATGTAAGATATGTGGGAAAGGCTTTGATTTTCCTGGTTCAGCACGAATTCATGAAGGAACTCACACTctagagaaaccctatgaatgtaagcaATGTGGGAAATTGTTATCTCATCGCTCAAGCTTTCGAAGACACATGATGGCACACACTGGAGATGGCCCTCATAAATGCATGgtatgtgggaaagcctttgaTTCTCCCAGTGTATTTCAAAGACAtgaaaggactcacactggagagaaaccctatgaatgcaagcaatgtgggaaagccttccgTATTTCCGGTTCCCTTCGAAAACATGAAACTACACACACTGGAGAGCAACCCTATAAATGTAAATGTGGAAAAgcttttagtgattttttttccttccaaagtCATGAAACAACACACAGTGAAGAGGAGCCTtacgaatgtaaggaatgtgggaaagcatttagttcttttaaatacttttgtCGCCATGAAAGGACTCACAGTGAAGAAAAATCTTATGAGTGTCAAActtgtgggaaagccttcagtcgTTTCAGTTACTTAAAAACTCATGAAAGGACTCACACGGCAGAGAAGCCATATGAATGTAAGCAATGCAGGAAAGCATTCTTTTGGCCCTCTTTCCTTCTAAGACAtgaaaggactcacactggagaaagaccctatgaatgtaaacacTGTGGTAAAGCTTTCAGTCGTTCCAGTTTCTGTCGAGAACATGaaagaactcacactggagagaagccctatgaatgtaaggaatgtgggaaagccttcagttcTCTCAGTTCCTTTAACAGACATAAAAGGACTCACTGGAAGGATATTCTATAA
- the ZNF44 gene encoding zinc finger protein 44 isoform X5, which produces MGHSSLNCYIRVDTGHKHRECHEYAEKPYTHKQCGKGLSYRHSFRTRERPHTGKKPYDCKECGKTFSSPGNLRRHMVVQGGDGPYKCELCRKAFFWPSLLRMHERTHTGEKPYECKHCSKAFPVYSSYLRHEKIHTGEKPYECKQCSKAFPDYSSYLRHERTHTGEKPYKCEQCGKAFSVSGSLRVHERIHTGEKPYTCKQCGKAFCHLGSFQRHMIMHSGDGPHKCKICGKGFDFPGSARIHEGTHTLEKPYECKQCGKLLSHRSSFRRHMMAHTGDGPHKCMVCGKAFDSPSVFQRHERTHTGEKPYECKQCGKAFRISGSLRKHETTHTGEQPYKCKCGKAFSDFFSFQSHETTHSEEEPYECKECGKAFSSFKYFCRHERTHSEEKSYECQTCGKAFSRFSYLKTHERTHTAEKPYECKQCRKAFFWPSFLLRHERTHTGERPYECKHCGKAFSRSSFCREHERTHTGEKPYECKECGKAFSSLSSFNRHKRTHWKDIL; this is translated from the coding sequence ATGGGTCATTCATCCCTGAATTGCTACATCAGAGTTGACACTGGACACAAACACCGTGAGTGTCATGAATATGCAGAGAAGCCATATACACATAAGCAGTGTGGGAAAGGCTTAAGTTATCGCCACTCCTTCCGAACACGTGAAAGGCCTCACACTGGAAAGAAACCCTATGATTGTAAGGAATGTGGAAAAACCTTCAGTTCTCCTGGAAACCTTCGAAGACATATGGTAGTACAAGGTGGAGATGGGCCTTATAAATGTGAATTATGTAGGAAAGCCTTTTTTTGGCCCAGTTTATTACGTATGCATGaaagaactcacactggagagaaaccatatgaATGTAAGCACTGTTCTAAAGCCTTCCCTGTTTACAGTTCCTATCTAAGACATGAAAAAAtacacactggagagaaaccgtaTGAATGTAAGCAATGTTCTAAAGCCTTCCCTGATTATAGTTCATATCTGAGACATGAAAgaactcatactggagagaaaccttacaaatgtgaacaatgtgggaaagccttcagcgTTTCTGGTTCCCTTCGAGTCCATGaaagaattcacactggagagaaaccctatacaTGTAAACAGTGTGGGAAAGCGTTTTGTCATCTTGGAAGCTTTCAAAGACACATGATAATGCACAGTGGAGATGGACCTCATAAATGTAAGATATGTGGGAAAGGCTTTGATTTTCCTGGTTCAGCACGAATTCATGAAGGAACTCACACTctagagaaaccctatgaatgtaagcaATGTGGGAAATTGTTATCTCATCGCTCAAGCTTTCGAAGACACATGATGGCACACACTGGAGATGGCCCTCATAAATGCATGgtatgtgggaaagcctttgaTTCTCCCAGTGTATTTCAAAGACAtgaaaggactcacactggagagaaaccctatgaatgcaagcaatgtgggaaagccttccgTATTTCCGGTTCCCTTCGAAAACATGAAACTACACACACTGGAGAGCAACCCTATAAATGTAAATGTGGAAAAgcttttagtgattttttttccttccaaagtCATGAAACAACACACAGTGAAGAGGAGCCTtacgaatgtaaggaatgtgggaaagcatttagttcttttaaatacttttgtCGCCATGAAAGGACTCACAGTGAAGAAAAATCTTATGAGTGTCAAActtgtgggaaagccttcagtcgTTTCAGTTACTTAAAAACTCATGAAAGGACTCACACGGCAGAGAAGCCATATGAATGTAAGCAATGCAGGAAAGCATTCTTTTGGCCCTCTTTCCTTCTAAGACAtgaaaggactcacactggagaaagaccctatgaatgtaaacacTGTGGTAAAGCTTTCAGTCGTTCCAGTTTCTGTCGAGAACATGaaagaactcacactggagagaagccctatgaatgtaaggaatgtgggaaagccttcagttcTCTCAGTTCCTTTAACAGACATAAAAGGACTCACTGGAAGGATATTCTATAA